Proteins encoded by one window of Paenibacillus urinalis:
- a CDS encoding bifunctional cytochrome P450/NADPH--P450 reductase codes for MSVSVKIPQPKTYGPLGNLPLLDVHAPVQSLVKIAYEQGPIFQIQYPGRKEIYISGHEYVKDACDEKRFDKKIWAPLRNVRPFAGDGLFTSATDEPNWKKAHNILLSSFSQRAMQGYHSKMLDIAVQLIQKWARLNPDETVDIPADMTRLTLDTIGLCGFDYRFNSFYREDHHPFIDRMVRALDEGMSQLHRLGIQDLFMVQKKKQFNEDIQGMFELVDNLIGERKAHGGNAGDLLSHMLEGIDPETGESLDLENIRYQMITFLIAGHETTSGLLSFAIYYLLKHPDKLKKAREEVDRIFKDSLPTYNQVRDLKYIRMVLNEALRLWPTAPAFSLYAKEDTEIGGKYPMKKGDSVTVLIPKLHRDERVWGVDVDKFIPERFEDPSKVPHDAYKPFGNGQRACIGQQFAMQEATLVLGMVLKHFDLFDYADYQLKVKETLTLKPEDFRVKLRSRGMNYIMMGSGSSPADQADRVSKPAEASHVPTHNTPMLVLYGSNLGTAEGIAREVADTAKYQGFDVNIATLDEYTSRLPTEGIVFIVTASYNGQPPSNAKHFVDWLEQAPASEFQGVSYIVFGCGDHNWASTYQRVPRFIDETLHAKGAIRLLDRGESDASGDFEREVDDFTESLWPDLMQKLQITVEESMTKRRSSLSISNVDGVAAVPLAETYQAYPAMITGSRNLQHQDSGRITQHIEIELPEGITYQEGDHLGVLAQNSEQQVSRVLKRFGLTGSSHLVLHAEGRSSAHLPVGSTVRLDDLLTHSVELQAPATRAQLRELASHTVCPPHAKELYALLEDDMYQNEIRAKRITMLDLLEKYEACELPFERFLELLPALVPRYYSISSSPKLRPHTASITVSVVRGPAWNGRTEYRGVASNYLAELEPGANISVFVQTPESGFQLPDSPETPIIMIGPGTGVAPFRGFIQARDVWNKQGMKLGEAHLYFGCRNPEHDFLYQEEFISAQEEGLVTLHTAFSRVEGQDKCYVQHLIRQDADHLLKLIENGAKIFICGDGVRMAPDVEKTLISSYQRHTQSSEEQAVSWLQGLESSGRYVKDVWAG; via the coding sequence ATGTCTGTGTCTGTAAAAATACCTCAGCCCAAAACTTACGGTCCGCTGGGGAATCTGCCTCTGCTAGATGTGCATGCTCCAGTGCAGTCTCTCGTCAAAATTGCTTATGAGCAAGGTCCGATTTTTCAAATACAATATCCGGGCCGCAAAGAAATTTATATCTCGGGTCATGAATATGTCAAGGACGCTTGTGATGAGAAGCGGTTTGACAAGAAGATCTGGGCCCCGCTCCGAAATGTGCGCCCATTTGCCGGCGATGGCTTATTTACGAGTGCTACAGATGAGCCGAACTGGAAGAAGGCTCACAATATTTTGCTATCGAGCTTCAGTCAGCGCGCCATGCAGGGCTACCATAGCAAAATGCTGGATATTGCCGTACAGCTGATTCAAAAATGGGCACGACTCAATCCCGATGAAACGGTTGATATCCCCGCAGACATGACCAGGCTGACCCTGGATACGATTGGATTATGTGGTTTTGACTATCGATTCAACAGCTTCTACCGTGAGGATCATCATCCCTTCATTGATCGTATGGTAAGAGCTCTGGATGAAGGAATGAGTCAGCTCCACCGATTGGGTATTCAGGATCTGTTCATGGTACAGAAGAAGAAGCAATTTAATGAAGATATACAGGGCATGTTTGAGCTGGTTGATAATCTGATCGGGGAACGCAAGGCACACGGAGGTAATGCAGGGGATCTATTGTCTCATATGCTGGAGGGAATCGACCCAGAGACTGGTGAATCGCTGGATCTGGAGAATATCCGGTATCAAATGATCACGTTCTTGATCGCTGGACATGAAACAACAAGCGGACTGCTGTCCTTCGCCATTTATTATTTACTGAAGCATCCTGATAAGCTGAAGAAGGCACGGGAAGAAGTGGATCGCATATTCAAGGATTCCCTTCCAACCTACAATCAGGTTCGCGATTTAAAATATATTCGTATGGTGCTTAACGAAGCACTGAGATTATGGCCGACAGCCCCCGCCTTCTCATTATATGCCAAGGAAGATACGGAAATTGGCGGAAAATATCCGATGAAAAAAGGGGACAGTGTAACGGTGCTCATTCCCAAATTGCATCGTGACGAGCGTGTATGGGGAGTGGATGTCGATAAATTCATCCCAGAGCGTTTTGAGGATCCAAGCAAGGTGCCTCATGATGCCTATAAGCCTTTTGGAAATGGTCAAAGGGCCTGCATAGGACAGCAGTTTGCCATGCAGGAAGCTACCTTGGTGCTCGGCATGGTGCTGAAGCACTTTGATCTGTTTGATTACGCGGATTATCAATTGAAGGTGAAAGAAACCTTGACGCTGAAACCAGAGGATTTCAGGGTCAAACTTCGCAGCCGTGGCATGAACTATATCATGATGGGATCTGGATCTTCTCCTGCAGATCAAGCAGACAGAGTGAGCAAGCCGGCAGAAGCGAGCCACGTACCGACTCATAACACACCGATGCTAGTACTATACGGTTCAAATCTCGGTACAGCCGAAGGGATTGCAAGAGAGGTCGCGGATACAGCTAAATATCAAGGGTTTGATGTAAATATAGCAACTCTTGATGAATACACATCTCGTCTTCCGACGGAAGGAATTGTGTTTATTGTAACGGCATCGTACAATGGTCAGCCTCCATCGAACGCTAAGCATTTTGTAGACTGGCTGGAGCAGGCACCGGCTTCCGAATTTCAGGGAGTTAGCTATATCGTGTTCGGGTGCGGCGACCATAACTGGGCTAGCACTTATCAGCGCGTACCGAGGTTCATTGATGAAACGCTGCATGCAAAAGGGGCCATCCGCTTATTAGATCGGGGTGAGAGCGATGCAAGCGGTGATTTTGAACGGGAAGTGGATGACTTTACGGAATCGCTATGGCCCGATCTAATGCAGAAGCTGCAGATCACGGTCGAAGAATCCATGACGAAGAGAAGGAGCAGTCTATCTATTTCAAATGTAGACGGTGTGGCTGCTGTACCGCTTGCGGAGACCTATCAGGCTTATCCGGCAATGATTACAGGAAGCAGGAACTTGCAGCATCAAGACAGTGGGAGAATAACCCAGCATATCGAGATCGAGCTGCCGGAAGGGATAACCTATCAGGAAGGTGATCATCTGGGGGTACTGGCACAAAATTCAGAGCAGCAGGTAAGCAGGGTACTGAAACGGTTTGGATTAACGGGCTCAAGTCATCTTGTTCTTCATGCCGAAGGACGCAGCAGTGCTCACCTTCCGGTAGGATCGACGGTAAGGCTTGATGATCTGCTCACACATAGTGTCGAGCTTCAGGCACCTGCCACGAGAGCACAGCTTAGAGAGCTTGCTTCGCACACGGTGTGTCCGCCTCATGCCAAGGAGCTCTATGCTCTTCTGGAGGATGACATGTATCAGAATGAAATAAGGGCCAAGCGAATAACCATGCTTGATCTGCTCGAGAAGTACGAGGCATGCGAGCTTCCCTTTGAGAGATTTCTTGAGCTGCTGCCTGCGCTTGTGCCGCGATATTATTCCATATCCAGCTCTCCAAAGCTTCGACCACATACGGCAAGCATCACTGTAAGTGTGGTCCGCGGACCGGCATGGAACGGCAGAACAGAATACAGGGGAGTTGCGTCAAATTACTTGGCAGAGCTTGAGCCTGGCGCGAATATATCTGTGTTTGTACAAACTCCTGAATCTGGATTCCAGCTGCCTGACTCACCAGAGACTCCGATCATCATGATCGGACCAGGAACCGGGGTTGCTCCTTTCCGTGGCTTTATTCAGGCAAGAGATGTATGGAACAAACAAGGGATGAAGCTGGGAGAGGCCCATTTGTATTTTGGCTGCCGTAATCCCGAACACGACTTTCTCTATCAGGAAGAATTCATTTCGGCACAGGAGGAGGGGCTTGTTACACTGCATACGGCTTTTTCCCGGGTGGAAGGCCAGGACAAATGCTATGTTCAACATCTGATTCGACAAGATGCCGATCATTTGCTTAAATTGATAGAGAATGGTGCCAAAATATTCATTTGTGGAGATGGCGTGCGGATGGCGCCTGATGTGGAGAAGACACTTATCTCCAGTTATCAGCGTCATACGCAGTCCAGTGAAGAGCAAGCCGTATCGTGGCTGCAAGGGCTGGAATCCAGCGGCAGGTATGTAAAGGATGTTTGGGCAGGGTAA
- a CDS encoding aldo/keto reductase, whose protein sequence is MKMMPLRHKGIDASQLVLGSMSMGGGWNTNPITQEHVLEAERAVDAAREAGINMFDHADIYTFGKAEETFGKLLQAQPSLREEIIIQSKCGIRLQDGDLPGRYDFSKEHILNSVDGILSRLGTEYIDILLLHRPDPLMEPEEIAEALTLLKSAGKVRHFGVSNMNVGQIEFLQRSLPYPIIVNQLQMSLSHLHFVDEVVFVNQAAGTKVNFGAGLLEFSQMQDIQLQAWSPLSQGIFTGKDVSDQPEHIQAAAKLVQDMAEEKDTTREAIVLGWLMRHPAMIQPVIGTINPERIKATGDAVRQGQLMTRDEWYKLYVTARGPRLP, encoded by the coding sequence ATGAAAATGATGCCATTGCGTCACAAAGGGATTGATGCTAGTCAGCTGGTGCTCGGTTCCATGTCCATGGGTGGTGGGTGGAACACGAATCCGATCACGCAGGAACATGTGCTTGAAGCAGAGAGAGCCGTTGATGCTGCGCGTGAAGCAGGGATTAATATGTTCGATCATGCGGACATTTACACTTTCGGCAAAGCGGAAGAAACGTTTGGCAAGCTCCTGCAGGCACAGCCCTCTCTCAGGGAAGAGATCATTATACAATCCAAATGCGGCATAAGACTTCAAGACGGTGATCTTCCTGGAAGATATGACTTCTCCAAAGAACATATTTTAAATTCGGTAGATGGCATATTGAGCCGTTTGGGTACGGAATATATTGATATTTTGCTATTACATCGTCCAGATCCGCTTATGGAGCCGGAAGAAATTGCGGAAGCCTTAACGTTGCTCAAATCTGCTGGCAAGGTTCGTCACTTTGGAGTTTCCAATATGAATGTGGGTCAAATTGAATTCTTGCAGCGTTCACTTCCGTATCCGATTATCGTAAACCAACTGCAGATGAGCTTGTCTCACCTTCATTTTGTTGATGAGGTGGTCTTTGTCAATCAAGCGGCTGGAACGAAGGTGAACTTTGGGGCAGGACTGCTGGAGTTCAGTCAGATGCAGGACATTCAGCTTCAAGCCTGGAGTCCACTGTCGCAAGGAATCTTCACAGGGAAGGACGTTTCGGATCAGCCGGAGCATATTCAGGCGGCAGCGAAGCTCGTTCAGGATATGGCAGAAGAGAAGGACACCACTCGTGAAGCGATCGTACTCGGCTGGCTGATGAGACATCCGGCGATGATTCAGCCGGTCATTGGAACGATCAATCCTGAGCGGATTAAAGCGACGGGGGACGCTGTTCGTCAAGGCCAGCTCATGACACGGGATGAATGGTACAAGCTGTATGTTACAGCGAGAGGACCTAGACTGCCGTAA
- the ppdK gene encoding pyruvate, phosphate dikinase: MTDQRVFMFSEGNASMRELLGGKGADLAEMTRAGLPVPYGFTITTASCRDYYTHLGHIPLSLIEEIEAALANLEQKTGKIFGDPANPLFVAVRSGAVTSMPGMMDTILNLGMNDETSEGLATITGNRKYALECYARFIQMYGHVVMGIENNAFSKLLRQLNTAQGTEHIGQLEQTELVELIDKYKSLIHQRAKKPIPQNVREQLIDAVRAIFRSWSNPRAKVYRKVHKIPEDQGTAVSIQEMVFGNLDEYSGTGVLFTRNPSTGVHEILGEYLPSAQGEEVVMGIRTPFGISYLAQTMPAVYEELHEAASRLEAWYGDIQDIEFTIEQGKLYILQTRGARRTAQAAMKAAVDYAKEGIITKEEALLRIEPEHLNQLLHQSIEAQDADKVVATGLPASPGAVSGALVFDSETAEAWTSVGKRVILVRRETTPQDIHGVIAAEGLLTLRGGMTSHAAVVARGMGTPCVCGCEEMELREDAKELICGEYTFREGDLISLDGATGQVYAGEIKLKDPEISEELSLVLSWADEIKQMKVYANIDQPGDVKYARKWGAEGIGLCRTEHMFLSPSRLPLIQRVIVAGNAQERQEALYRLLPIQQSDFEQIFTEMDGLPVTIRLLDPPLHEFLPKLEVLEGRKEHLRMITMDGDTDELDKVERVISKVQELRETNPMLGWRGARLGIVFPEIYDMQIEAIFRAAANCIDRGISVVPEIMIPLVGHANELSTLRRLVDEVAEQVLRENLRHCPYRVGTMIEVPRAALTAAEIAKHADFFSFGTNDLTQMTLGYSRDDAERRFLSQYMEQKIVEANPFEVLDEEGVGELMKLALTRGRSWKPQLVAGLCGEHGGDRESIRFCHQIGLDYVSCSPYRVPFARIAAAQAQIRERNVSVPQFGSEVTSTA; the protein is encoded by the coding sequence ATGACGGACCAACGTGTATTCATGTTTAGTGAAGGTAATGCATCGATGCGTGAGCTTTTGGGTGGAAAAGGGGCGGACTTGGCGGAAATGACAAGAGCGGGCTTGCCCGTACCTTATGGTTTTACGATTACAACGGCTTCATGCCGGGATTATTACACGCATCTTGGACATATTCCGCTCTCCCTTATTGAAGAGATTGAAGCCGCACTCGCAAATTTGGAACAGAAGACTGGCAAAATATTCGGCGATCCAGCGAATCCGTTATTCGTTGCCGTACGTTCTGGTGCAGTAACTTCTATGCCGGGGATGATGGATACCATCCTGAACCTTGGCATGAATGACGAGACGTCAGAAGGTCTCGCGACAATTACCGGCAATCGCAAATATGCGCTGGAATGCTATGCCCGTTTTATACAAATGTATGGACATGTGGTGATGGGAATCGAGAATAATGCATTCTCGAAATTACTGCGTCAGCTTAATACTGCTCAAGGGACGGAACATATTGGACAGCTTGAACAAACAGAACTTGTGGAGCTGATCGATAAGTACAAATCACTCATTCATCAGCGTGCTAAGAAACCAATCCCGCAAAATGTAAGAGAGCAGTTAATTGATGCTGTACGCGCGATCTTCCGTTCCTGGTCGAATCCGAGGGCCAAAGTATATCGCAAGGTTCATAAAATTCCAGAGGATCAGGGAACAGCTGTCAGTATTCAGGAAATGGTATTCGGCAATTTGGATGAGTACAGTGGGACGGGTGTGCTTTTTACTCGAAACCCATCCACGGGTGTTCATGAAATTCTGGGGGAGTATTTGCCTTCGGCCCAAGGAGAAGAAGTGGTCATGGGTATCCGTACTCCGTTCGGAATATCGTATCTCGCCCAAACGATGCCAGCCGTTTATGAAGAGCTTCACGAAGCAGCATCCAGGCTGGAAGCTTGGTATGGAGATATACAGGACATTGAATTTACGATTGAGCAAGGCAAGCTGTACATACTGCAGACTCGTGGAGCAAGGCGGACTGCCCAAGCAGCCATGAAAGCAGCAGTCGATTATGCGAAAGAAGGCATTATTACCAAGGAAGAAGCTTTGCTTCGAATTGAGCCTGAGCATCTGAATCAGCTGCTGCATCAATCGATTGAAGCGCAGGATGCGGACAAAGTTGTGGCAACAGGCCTTCCAGCTTCTCCCGGTGCCGTGAGCGGTGCGCTTGTGTTTGATTCCGAAACGGCAGAAGCATGGACTTCTGTGGGCAAAAGAGTTATTTTGGTGCGCAGAGAAACAACACCTCAGGATATTCATGGTGTTATTGCTGCTGAAGGCCTGCTTACACTCCGGGGAGGCATGACGAGCCATGCAGCGGTGGTCGCAAGAGGAATGGGAACGCCCTGTGTGTGCGGCTGTGAAGAAATGGAGCTTCGTGAGGACGCGAAGGAGCTGATCTGTGGGGAATATACCTTCCGTGAAGGAGATCTGATCTCGCTGGATGGGGCAACGGGCCAGGTGTATGCAGGAGAGATCAAGCTGAAGGATCCCGAAATTTCGGAGGAATTGTCTCTTGTTCTAAGCTGGGCGGATGAGATCAAGCAGATGAAGGTATATGCAAATATTGACCAGCCTGGTGATGTAAAATATGCACGCAAATGGGGAGCCGAAGGAATAGGCTTATGCCGTACAGAGCATATGTTCCTGTCACCCTCCAGACTGCCGCTGATTCAGCGGGTCATTGTCGCCGGAAATGCCCAGGAGCGTCAAGAGGCACTATATCGCTTATTGCCGATTCAGCAATCGGATTTTGAGCAGATCTTTACGGAGATGGATGGGCTGCCTGTTACCATTCGTTTGCTGGACCCGCCTCTGCATGAATTTTTGCCGAAGCTTGAAGTACTTGAAGGCAGAAAAGAGCATCTTCGCATGATAACGATGGATGGAGATACCGATGAGCTGGACAAAGTGGAGCGAGTTATATCCAAGGTACAGGAGTTAAGAGAGACGAATCCCATGCTTGGCTGGAGAGGTGCAAGGCTTGGAATAGTATTCCCCGAAATTTATGATATGCAAATAGAGGCAATCTTCCGTGCAGCCGCGAACTGTATAGATCGGGGGATATCAGTTGTACCTGAAATCATGATACCTCTGGTAGGCCACGCCAATGAGCTGTCCACGCTGAGAAGGCTTGTGGATGAAGTGGCGGAACAAGTGCTGAGAGAAAATCTGAGACATTGTCCGTATCGGGTTGGCACGATGATCGAAGTACCACGTGCAGCCTTGACCGCCGCAGAGATCGCGAAGCATGCTGATTTTTTCTCCTTTGGCACAAATGATCTGACACAAATGACGCTCGGCTACAGCAGAGATGATGCAGAACGCAGATTCCTCAGCCAATATATGGAGCAGAAGATTGTTGAAGCCAACCCTTTCGAAGTATTGGATGAGGAAGGCGTCGGTGAGCTGATGAAGCTGGCTCTGACTAGAGGACGTTCCTGGAAGCCTCAGCTTGTGGCAGGATTGTGCGGGGAGCATGGTGGTGATCGAGAATCTATACGTTTCTGTCATCAGATTGGACTGGATTATGTCAGCTGCTCACCGTATCGCGTGCCTTTTGCCCGCATTGCTGCTGCGCAAGCACAAATACGGGAGCGAAATGTGTCAGTGCCTCAGTTTGGCTCAGAGGTAACAAGCACCGCATAA
- a CDS encoding helix-turn-helix transcriptional regulator has protein sequence MIELTGRQQRVVDIVQESAPITGDQIADRLSLSKPTIRADLSLLVMTGYLSAKPKVGYFLGPVMSASDRYLTEIGEMKVKDVQSVPVVVYGHTTIHEAVVTLFLEDVGTLLVINSEGALIGIVSRKDLLKVTLGDQDIREIPVSLMMTREPNMISVSPEDRIIDAVGKMVFHEIDSLPVIKRENNELVGRISKTTIVRVLFEAFDSVHHED, from the coding sequence GTGATTGAACTAACAGGAAGACAACAACGCGTTGTAGATATTGTTCAGGAAAGTGCTCCCATTACGGGGGATCAAATTGCTGACCGCTTGTCACTATCCAAGCCGACAATTAGAGCCGATCTTTCCTTACTTGTAATGACGGGTTACTTGTCTGCGAAGCCCAAGGTTGGATATTTTCTCGGCCCTGTTATGTCTGCATCAGACAGGTACTTGACGGAAATAGGCGAAATGAAAGTGAAGGATGTACAGAGTGTACCCGTTGTGGTATATGGACATACCACCATCCATGAGGCCGTAGTGACCTTGTTCTTGGAGGATGTCGGTACACTGCTGGTGATTAACTCAGAGGGCGCACTGATCGGAATTGTCTCTCGGAAGGATCTGCTTAAGGTGACCTTAGGAGATCAGGATATTCGAGAGATTCCGGTCAGCCTGATGATGACAAGAGAGCCGAATATGATATCGGTGTCACCGGAGGATCGAATTATAGATGCTGTTGGAAAAATGGTGTTTCATGAGATCGACAGCTTGCCTGTTATTAAACGGGAGAACAATGAGCTGGTCGGCCGGATATCGAAGACGACGATCGTAAGAGTATTATTTGAGGCGTTTGATTCGGTACACCACGAAGATTGA
- a CDS encoding pyruvate, water dikinase regulatory protein, whose translation MHFVAVCSDSLGETADLVVRAALRQFESLNIQLRRYPQIRSEDEIRELMEEVHRKSGFVAYTLVQPELREAIKEESVRLGIRTVDIMGPMMQAFIDTFHDSPTQRPGVLHRLDEDYFRRVEAVEFAVKCDDGKDTSAIVKADIILLGVSRTSKTPLSIFLAHKGYKVVNYPIVPEIKPPEPLNEPIKGQIVGLTMDAEHLLKIRSERLKVMGLPNGSKYASLARIVTELEYAYELFDRLGCPVIDVTDKAIEETAGIILGYL comes from the coding sequence ATGCATTTCGTCGCCGTTTGTTCAGATTCTCTAGGGGAAACAGCTGACCTTGTTGTAAGAGCCGCACTGCGACAATTTGAGTCATTAAACATTCAGCTGAGACGTTATCCCCAAATCCGCAGTGAAGATGAGATTAGAGAGCTGATGGAAGAGGTTCACCGTAAATCCGGTTTTGTCGCCTATACACTGGTTCAGCCTGAGCTGCGTGAAGCGATCAAAGAAGAATCGGTTCGACTAGGCATTCGAACGGTGGACATCATGGGCCCAATGATGCAGGCCTTTATTGATACGTTCCATGATTCGCCAACACAGCGTCCGGGTGTGCTGCACCGATTGGATGAAGACTACTTTAGACGCGTGGAAGCAGTCGAATTTGCAGTAAAGTGTGACGATGGCAAAGACACAAGTGCCATTGTCAAAGCAGATATTATTCTGCTTGGCGTATCCCGGACCTCAAAAACACCGCTGAGTATATTTCTTGCGCATAAAGGCTATAAGGTTGTCAATTATCCCATCGTACCAGAGATCAAGCCACCTGAACCGTTAAACGAGCCAATCAAAGGTCAAATTGTCGGGTTGACTATGGATGCAGAGCATCTGCTGAAAATTCGCTCAGAACGGCTTAAGGTCATGGGACTACCCAACGGGTCAAAATACGCTTCACTGGCTAGGATCGTTACAGAGCTGGAATATGCTTATGAACTGTTTGATCGGCTGGGATGTCCGGTTATAGACGTAACAGATAAAGCCATTGAAGAGACAGCAGGCATAATATTGGGTTATCTCTAG
- a CDS encoding DUF3891 family protein, which translates to MIIREQAQHFIMIEQHEHARLSGEIASRLLPELFIKDTYKKDVLYAIYEHDRAWIRVDQVPIWNDKEKEPYYFVNYPYPVKLKMYQAGIEEVEEHSPYAAYLVSHHFTQFPDIQNGTDEFSIAFCEEEEHRQQRLRRAAAPQEAEVVDQHSRLLEFCDDLSLYVCMNEPGVTKQEEHPWFKNGLTQVSTADSDAPSLQAKWLDSQTVQVTPSPFVAPFQTELSYKRVSKQWIEEKGLSDACEQTPEMKQTLLFR; encoded by the coding sequence ATGATTATAAGAGAACAAGCACAGCACTTCATTATGATCGAACAGCATGAGCATGCCAGACTGTCGGGAGAGATTGCCTCCAGACTCTTACCGGAATTGTTTATCAAGGATACATATAAAAAGGACGTTTTGTATGCTATATATGAGCATGACCGGGCTTGGATTCGGGTAGATCAGGTGCCGATATGGAATGACAAGGAGAAGGAGCCTTATTATTTTGTCAATTATCCTTATCCAGTGAAGCTCAAAATGTATCAGGCCGGAATTGAAGAAGTAGAGGAGCACAGTCCCTACGCGGCCTATCTGGTCAGTCATCATTTCACCCAGTTTCCCGATATACAGAACGGGACAGATGAGTTCAGCATCGCTTTTTGTGAAGAGGAGGAGCATAGACAGCAGCGTTTGCGTAGAGCGGCGGCGCCGCAGGAAGCCGAGGTTGTTGACCAGCATTCCCGCCTTCTTGAGTTCTGTGATGATCTCTCCCTCTATGTGTGCATGAATGAACCTGGAGTCACTAAGCAGGAGGAACATCCCTGGTTCAAGAACGGATTGACTCAAGTCAGCACAGCAGATTCTGATGCGCCTTCACTTCAGGCAAAATGGCTGGACAGCCAGACGGTACAGGTGACACCATCCCCTTTTGTCGCACCGTTTCAGACGGAGCTGTCGTATAAGAGAGTATCCAAGCAATGGATTGAAGAAAAGGGATTGAGTGATGCCTGCGAGCAAACGCCGGAAATGAAGCAGACACTGCTTTTTCGATGA
- a CDS encoding LTA synthase family protein, with protein MKEKKTGLGRSLFVIVFVLMMAKLTLFRFFVFRDISWDRIAVDAIAVLVVLCLWELLFSGRWKGTAYWSLNTLFSIILFAATIYNVQFGSIPTYTTLLSLNQVPQVASSIGLLIEPKHFWFFADVMVMTILWLIYRVQGKRSVYTRQLSRIGILSVAVIGLVMSGLTIAKDGSIENETVRADELGFLNYQVAQAILANQQNKLIAAGDIEETVKEINEHQATYPYQQQPEQDGEETTPEGFGAAKGKNLIIVQLESFQNFPVRQQVEGQEVTPVLNDLIEESMYFPHVFQQIGQGNTSDAEFITNTSIYPIGTMAMATGFGDRVLPSLPRLVQNEGYTAQTFHVNNVSFWDRNKMYPALHFDQYFDKPYFTNDQFNDFGASDEEMYRVGLEKLVDLDAQNKPFYAHFIATSSHAPFKVPQDRMQMEVPQQLAGTALGDYLTSLNYADYALGTLIEGLKEEGLWEDTILVVYGDHFGLQNQSTSPEQVEAALGVPYHEQISRFNIPLVIHVPGMEGSQIDTVGGQMDILPTVSNLLGISLKDSNFTALGQDLLNIDQNVIGMRYYMPTGTFFNNEVMFVPGSGFEDGRAISLTTLEPVADISKYRADYDYIMKLMKLSDEYVKLLPKRGF; from the coding sequence TTGAAAGAAAAAAAGACAGGGCTGGGTAGGTCTTTATTTGTTATTGTGTTTGTGCTCATGATGGCAAAGCTGACATTATTCCGCTTTTTTGTATTCAGAGACATCTCATGGGACCGCATTGCTGTAGATGCGATAGCTGTTCTGGTCGTTCTATGCTTATGGGAGCTTCTCTTCTCAGGGAGATGGAAGGGAACAGCTTATTGGAGCTTGAACACGCTGTTCTCGATCATTCTGTTTGCGGCAACGATTTATAACGTTCAGTTTGGTTCCATACCGACATATACGACACTGCTTAGTCTGAATCAAGTGCCGCAGGTTGCCTCAAGTATCGGTTTACTGATCGAGCCGAAGCACTTTTGGTTTTTTGCGGACGTCATGGTGATGACGATCTTATGGCTCATATACAGAGTACAAGGTAAACGAAGCGTTTATACGCGACAGCTGTCCCGAATCGGTATTTTATCGGTCGCGGTCATTGGTCTGGTCATGTCTGGTTTGACGATTGCCAAGGATGGTTCGATCGAAAATGAAACCGTTCGTGCCGATGAGCTCGGGTTCCTGAATTATCAGGTGGCACAGGCGATCCTTGCGAATCAGCAGAATAAATTAATTGCTGCCGGTGATATTGAGGAGACGGTTAAGGAGATTAACGAGCACCAAGCCACCTACCCATATCAGCAGCAACCCGAACAAGATGGTGAGGAAACGACGCCAGAAGGATTCGGTGCAGCAAAAGGGAAGAATCTAATTATCGTACAGCTGGAATCATTTCAAAACTTCCCGGTTCGACAGCAGGTAGAGGGACAAGAGGTCACTCCTGTGCTCAATGATCTCATCGAGGAGAGCATGTATTTTCCACATGTATTTCAGCAAATAGGACAAGGCAATACCTCGGATGCTGAATTTATTACGAATACATCAATCTATCCGATTGGGACGATGGCGATGGCAACCGGGTTTGGTGACCGTGTGCTGCCAAGTCTGCCGCGCCTTGTACAGAATGAAGGATATACAGCACAGACCTTCCACGTTAACAATGTGAGCTTTTGGGATCGGAACAAAATGTATCCAGCCCTTCATTTTGATCAATATTTTGATAAGCCATATTTTACAAATGATCAATTTAACGATTTTGGTGCTTCCGATGAAGAAATGTATCGTGTCGGACTTGAGAAGCTGGTGGATCTGGATGCGCAGAACAAGCCGTTCTACGCACATTTTATCGCAACTTCAAGTCATGCGCCTTTCAAAGTACCGCAGGATCGTATGCAAATGGAAGTTCCACAGCAACTGGCAGGCACTGCCTTGGGTGATTACCTGACATCACTGAATTATGCTGATTATGCTCTGGGAACACTTATTGAAGGGTTGAAGGAAGAAGGACTGTGGGAGGACACCATTCTCGTCGTCTACGGTGATCACTTTGGCTTGCAGAATCAGAGCACTTCCCCAGAGCAGGTTGAGGCTGCTCTAGGCGTTCCTTATCATGAACAGATCAGCCGCTTCAATATACCGCTCGTCATTCATGTACCCGGAATGGAAGGAAGTCAGATTGACACGGTTGGCGGACAAATGGATATATTGCCTACGGTCTCGAACCTTCTCGGAATTTCTTTGAAGGATTCGAATTTCACTGCACTAGGACAGGATCTGCTTAATATTGACCAGAATGTCATCGGGATGAGATATTACATGCCGACAGGTACGTTCTTCAATAATGAAGTCATGTTCGTTCCGGGCAGCGGTTTTGAGGATGGACGGGCGATTTCGCTGACGACGCTGGAACCCGTCGCCGATATTTCGAAGTATCGCGCCGATTACGATTATATTATGAAGCTGATGAAGCTCTCGGATGAATATGTGAAGCTGCTTCCGAAGCGAGGATTCTGA